tttttttttccacaaacaaaagaaaaaaaatgggaaaattaaaagCTACATGTCATTAAAACCAAAATTGATTCCTCAAAAATTATACCTACAATTTCTCTGTACAAATTCGTACGCACCGCTAATGATGTCTCATAATCCTATATATAAAAAGTACTTTTATTAAGTGATTTTCCTACGGCGTGTAGGAATTTGTTGCCAAAGCAGAACGAGTAAGAGCCTCCAAATTGTTGCAAAATTCTGTCAAGCTCTCCCAAAAAATTCCCGGTCACCGAAATGTCACCTCGTCTACCTAGTCTCGTAGTAACAGTTTTTATAAAATGACCCTCGGCACTACCCCCTTCCCTTTCTCTAGTTCATATATAATTGAcaattattaattacattttcaacATCTTTGATTTCTCTCATAACATTTAAACAGAAAGTATCAAAAACGAACACTTCAAAAACTCACTCTGTTGTAAGAAACTATacatactttttgtatttttgtttaaatCTGATCTCAGCATTTAATCAacctaaataataataacatcaaCTGActagccagctggttctgagaaTCATGTttgttcagatggatcctggtCTGAGAAGAATATTGTTAGTTCAGAGATTCCTGGTTCTGATGAGAATATGGTTTAGTTCAGATGATCTTGGTTCTGACGAAATATCGTTAGGTTCAGACTGGTCTTGCTCTAAGAAGATGGTTTAGTTCAGCAGTGTCCTGCGTTTCTGAGGAGAAATGGTTTTAGGTTCAGCTGGCATCCTGTTCTGAGAGAATATGTAGGTTCAATGATCCTGGCTCTGAGAGAATATGTTTAGTCCAGATGGATCCTGTTCTGAGAGAATATGGTTTAGGTTCACTGGATCCTGGCTCTGAGAGATATATGAGTAGTTCAGATGCATCCGCTCTGAGAAGAATATGGTTTAGTTCAATGGATCCGGctctgaaaatatatttaaagctCCTCCCTAATGTCATCCTAAGCCCATGCACTATATTGGCCGACAGGGTCAAGCCTTACATTGGAACAGGGTGCCAATTAAACGCTGTACCTTGATGAGTTTACAGTAACAATGGAGTGATTTGGAGAAGGAATGTAAGGCATATAGAGCTGTATAAAGGTGTAAATCTTAATGTTACTGGCTTCCATTCAAACCCTCGAGCCTTAAACCACGTTCTTCACCTCACCACTAGTGATCTTACGTACATCCCAAAATCTCAGGTTCTACAATCGGTTGTTGGAGATTCATGGATTTTTGTTTTTCCCCAAAAACCCCCAGGATTTCCCAGGAAAAATCAAGAATTGTCCGGAAAGATTCCGGAATGATTGCAACACTAATATCCACACCTGTTACTAAGTTAGTAGCTGTCACTATTAGTAGAACACACATTAATATTAGTTTCCCTTATAGGAAGAAAGTCTGTCCGTTGTACAGTTGGAAAGAAGGAGTTATTTTAAAACCAGTCAGTTTCACAAGCTGCCCATCTACCACGAAGCAAAAATCACCACTGAGCAAAAATCCACCCACGAGCAAAAATCACCCACTGAGCAAAAATCCACCCACGGCAGCAAAAAAAGCTTACCCACGCAGCCAAAAATCTACCCACGGCAAAAACTACCACGGAAACCGCAAAAAATCTACCCACGGCAAAATCTACCCACGGCAAAAATCTACCCACGTAGCAAAATCCATCTCCCACTTAGCAAAAAATCCACCCATCTGACGCAAAAAAATCTCACCCACTGAGCAACAAGCCTACACCACTGAGCACAAAATCTACCCACAGAGCAACAATCTACCCACAGAGCAAAAATCCACACCTCACTGAGAAACAATCCACCCACTGTAGCATAATATCAGCCCACCTGAGCAAAAATCCACCCACACGAAGGCAACCAAATCTACCCACTGAGCAAAGTTGAAATGGGACTTATCATTTCTCAACGTCCTTGTGCCTCATAAAACCCTACCGCTACACACCGCTCAAACATCACATCgtagaaacaacaacaaactatgaaaaaaaattaaaaaataaacagaacggAGTCGCCAGAAAAAGGTATCATAAGCGACTCATGGTCGAATCTCGACCCGGCCGGtttttgtggtttagtacgtttGAGTCACTTGCGAAAAAAAACCCGCTATAGCATCCAGGGATGATCATAATAACGCCATAGAACAATTGACATTAACGTTAACAGAAACATATTATCGTTATAGATGTATAATCCAACTGATCATATAGAAGAGTAAAGAAGCCTGTCCTGAGCTGTCCTCTGTGTCGCTGGCTTGGTTCATCATACCAGAGAGATATAACTGTAGAATACTCCAAATGACATTAACAGTCTGATCCTACCCAGCAGATCTCAACTGTTGTATTATATGCCAATTAATAATGATCATACAAAAACAATTATCTTGTTTTCAAGATTTGAAATGGTCTAATAAACATGAAAAACAATATTACCAGCTATTTAAAAACATTGCATTTATCTTCTGTAAGCACTAACTTTTAACTTGGACCATCAAACCAAGAGACATTAATCCTACCTACACACCCAGTTGCCACAGAGACAATCTACTACCGCACCCACCATGCCACAAGACATAATCTACCTCCGCACACCAGTGCAGCAGAGAGATAAATCTACCTACCGCACCACAGTGCCACAGGAGACATAATCTACCTACCACACCACAGTCGCGCATGCAGAGACATAATTACTACCACCACAGGGCCACAGAATACACTAATCTACCTAACACACCACACTGCCACAGAGAGACATAATTTCTACCTACCACACCACAGTGCACAGAGAGACATAATCTATCCTACCACCACCACACGTGCACAGAGAGACATACTACCTACCACACCACAGTGCACAGAGAGACAAATACCACCCTACCCACAGTGCCACAGAGAGACATTAATCTACCTACCACACACAGTCCACAGAGACATACTATCACTACCACACCACAGTCCACAAGACAATCCACCACACCCACAGTGCACGAGAGACATAATCAGTACCTACCACACCACAGTGCACACAGAGACAATAATCTACCTACACACCACATGCCACAGAGAGCATAATCTACCTACCAACCAACAGTCCAGCAGAGAGACATATCTACCTACCCACCCAGTGCACAGAGAACATAATTACCTACACACCCACAAGTGCACAGAGAGACATATCTCCTACACACACCCAGTGCCCACAGAGAAGACATAATCTACCTACCACAccacagtgacagagagacataTCTACCTACCACACCACAGTTGCGAGCAGAGAGACAAATCTACCTACCACACCACAGGTGCCCACAGAGAGACATATCTACCTACCACaccacaggcaggcagagagacataATCTCCACCTACCGCACCACAGTGCCACAGAAGACATAATCTACCTACCACACACAGTGCACAGAGACATAATCATACCTACACAACCACAGTGCGCACCCGAGAACATATCTACTACCACACCACGTGCACACGAAGAGACATAATCTACCTACCACACCACAGTGCACATGAGATACATAACTAACCTACAACACAGTGAGCAGAGAGCATAatctactaccaccaccacagtgCAGCAAGAGACATATTCTTACCATACCTACCACACCACAGTGCCACAGAGAGACATAATCTACCTACCACACCACAGTGCCACAGAGAGACATAATCTACCTACCACACCACAGTGCAGCAGAGAGACATAATCTACCTACCACACCAcagtgcagcagagagagacaaagaaacgaGAGGAGGGGAAAGTAGGGGAGGGGAAACGAGGGTAGAGGAAACGAGGGCAGAGGAAACGAGGGCAGAGGAAAGAAGGTCAGGGGAAAGTAGGAGAGAGGAAACTAGGGAAACGAGGGGAGAGTAAAGTAGAGGAGGGGAAAttaaaggagaggaaagggggggtggagaggtgagggagCAAACTATACTTTACAGAGCAGAGATAGAAagatataaataaaatgttttttctttcttttaaaaAGAGGTGACAGATTTGCATCAGAGTTCTCTTTGGTAACGAAGGCATGTGGTTGGTTGGGATGTGTCTCCATGGTGAATCCGTACATCTCATTGGACACATAAACAAACCGTTTCTCACTGAGCTTTTCAAAATCTCACGTKTCCAATAACACAAACAGAAAGAGGTACGCAAATCTACTTCAACAGAAAAAGTAAATTCAAAACTAAATTAATGACAAAAGTCCAAACGTAGACAAAAGACAATGCTCCCCTTCCTCCATGGTTATATATATATGACTAAATGCCGTAATCCGTGGTTATATACATGGCTCTATCCCTAGCTACCAGCACAGCTCTCAGCGGGGTTAAATCATGCAGGGTCATCTTACATCAGGGAACAAggccaaccctcttcctggaagGATAGACATTGGACACGCAGGGTTTTCCTCCAGCCCTGCTCTGAAACACACCTGGGTCGTATTTGTTAGTGCTATAATTATAACTAaatattttgcaaaaaaaatgaaaacaagccTCATGAATATGACTGATTCTTCCAGATCAGGTGTTAGTTAcaacagggttggagcaaaatGACTACAGCctggacagtagctctccagcaCGGCGGTTCAACCAGCCCCGTGGTGTTACAGTGAGTAATGGACGGGCAGGGGGGGCGGGTTTAAGCTCTGACTCGTTGAATCTAAGCCCCTCCCTTCAGGACACAATGGATGGAGAGTGGCTGTGGTTGACCATGTGACTGTTGGGAGACGagtcaggggaggaggaggaggagcttccTTTGGCTTTGATCTGCAGCCAGGTCTCTCCTAAGGCCTTGGTGAAGTGGTCGTCCACAGAACCGGTGATGGACACAGAGTTAGTGACGGGTTCCGGCTGCTTGTAGTTCCTCCCCAGGCTGCGACGGAAATGCTCCTCGATCACCGGGTCAACACACGCAGGGTTGgctggaagagagaagaagggacagGGATATAACTCTAACCCCAGACAGGATGGGCTCTAAGATCCAGACAGGCGGGGCTCTAACCCCAGACAGGAGGGGCTCTAACCCCAGACAGGCCTGGGCTCTAAACCAGACAGGATGGGCTCTAACCCCAGACAGGATGGGCTCTAACATCCAGACAGGATGGGCTCTAACATCCAGACAGGATGGGCTCTAACATCCAGACAGGATGGCTTAACACCCAGACAGGATGGGCTCTAACATCCAGGACAGGATGGGCTCTAACATCCAGACAGGATGGCTCTAATCCAGAGCAGCGATGGGCTCTACAACCCCAGACAGGATGGGCTTCTCAATCCAGACAGGATGGGCTCTAACACATCCAGACAGGATGGGCTCTAAATCCAGACAGGATGGGCTCTAACATCCAGACAGATGGGCTCTAACATCCAGACAGATGGGCTCTAACCCAGACAGGATGGCTctaacatcagacaggatgggctCTAACCCCGACAGGATGGGCTCTAACATCCAGACAGGATGGGCTCTAACATCCAGACAGATGGGCTCTAACATCCAGCAGGATGGGCTCTAACAATCCAGACAGGATGGGCTCTAATCCAGACAGGAGGGCTCTAACATCCAGACAGGAGGGGCTCTAACCCCAGACAGGATGGGCTCTAACATCCAGACAGGATGGGCTCTAACATCCAGACAGGATGGGTCTAAATCCGACAGATGGGCTCTAACATCCAGACAGGAGGGGCTCTAACCCAGACAGGATGGGCTCTAACATCCAGACAGGATGGGCTCTAACATCCAGACAGGATGGGCTCTAACATCCAGACAGGATGGGCTCTAACATCCAGACAGGATGGCTCTAACATCCAGACAGATGGGCTCTAACATCCAGACAGGAGGGGCTCTAACCCCAGACAGGATGGGCTCTAACATCCCAGACAGGATGGGCTCTAACATCCAGACAGGATGGGCTCTAACCCCAGACAGGATGGGCTCTAACATCCAGACAGGATGGGCTCTAAACCATCCAGCCAGGGATGGGCTCTAACATCCAGACAGGAGGGGCTCTAACCCCAGACAGGATGGGCTCTAACATCCAGACAGGATGGGCTCTAACATCCGACAGGATGGGCTCTAAATCCAGACAGGATGGGCTCTAACACCCAGACAGGATGGGCTCTAACATCCAGACAGGATGGGCTCTAACATCCAGACAGGATGGGCTCTAACATCCCAGACGGATGGGCTCTAACATCCAGACAGGATGGGCTCTAACATCCAGACAGGAGGGGCTCTAACCCCAGACAGGATGGGCTCTAACATCCAGACAGGAGGGGCTCTAACATCCAGACAGGAGGGGCTCTAACACCAGACAGGAGGGCTCTAACATCCAGACAGGGGGGCTCTAACCCCAGACAGGAGGGCTCTAACCCCAGACAGGATGGGCTTAACATCCCGACAGAGGGCTCTAACATCCAGACAGGAGGGGCTCTAACCCCAGACAGGAGGGGCTCTAACCCCAGACAGGAGGGCTCTAACTCCAGACAGGAGGGCTCTAACATCCAGACAGGATGGGCTCAACATCCAGACAGGATGGGCTCTAACACTCCAGACAGGATGGGCTCTAACATCCAGACAGGATGGGCTCTAACATCCAGACACGGATGGGCTCTAAACATCCAGACAGGATGGGCTCTAACCCCAGTACAGGATGGGCTCTAACATCCAGAACAGGATGGGCTCTAACATCCAGACAGGAATGGGCTCTAACCCCAGACAGGATGGGCTCTAACCCCAGACAGGATGGGCTCTAACCATCAGACAGGATGGGCTCTAACCATCAGACAGGATGGGCTCTAACATCCAGAACAGAGATGGGCTCTAACCAGACAGGATGGGCTCTAACATCCAGACAGGAAGGGGTTCTAACATCCAGACAGGATGGGCTCTAACATCCAGACAGGAGGGGCTCTAACCCCAGACAGGATGGGCTCTAACATCCAGACAGGATGGGCTCTAACCCCAGACAGGATGGGCTCTAACCCCAGACAGGATGGGCTCTAACCCCAGACAGGATGGGCTCTAACCCCAGACAGGATGGGCTCTAAGTTGTATTTAaacttgtatatatatatgttactTACAGTTGCAGGCTGGTCTATTGTAGTTGTTGGAACAGCCGTTGTGAGACAGATTACAGTTCCGGCTGTTGGCCGGGGCGCACGTTATCACTGACGGACGATTCtaaacaaacacaaagaaatcaaacaaaacatgttcaGGACTTAGCATGGGGTTTTGAAGACAACGTGTTACCTGCATATTCTTGCGTGTCTTGAGTGTTACCTGCTGGCGTTCCACGGGGCTGACGGTTGGTGAGATGACAAAGGTACGGGCGGCATCCATGTTGTTTTTGGTCAGGGCAAGAGGCTGGTCCACGGCGAGGCTGGGCATGTGGTGGTGTGGGGCGTACAGGTGGCGGTTGCCATGGAGAACCGCGGAGGGGGCGACGGCTCGCTCCATGGGGCTGCGGCTACAGTCACGAGGGTCCTCAGTACTACGGAAGTCGCCTCTGCAGAGAGAAGATGATAAAATATTACTTTATTGTCCGATGTACACAGATGTCCTAAAGAAACTGGTCTTGTGATTCATTCCAAGACTGGAGGAGGGGAATGAATCACATTCacagggaggggggagaaaggggggagaaaggggggagaaaggggggagggggtaaGAGACAGAGGGCTATAAATCCATTACATCAAGGCAGAAGACACGTCTGATTGGAGCAGAGATCAGAAGCTTCAGATGAGACCGAGCGTGAAAAACATCGTAAagagcaagaaaggcatttcactgtactcactgtgcatgtgacaaaaactTGAGACTTAAACCAGCCTGCTGTCAGAGATAAAGATGTGTTTCATTAAGTCtggttgtgtagattgatgagaattattattatatatWTTTTtttatctattttagaataaggctgtaacgtaacaaaatgtgactcgtttcaggaaactaggcgtgtcgctacttcacaggagagacatttgaacctaaactttaaaaaaaaaatcaaaatacgatttttgggcagaaatgacttctggaacatgtgaacattcatgtgccttaataacaaacttgtatgtcatctgtaaatggTTAATaagtgtaggtaatcctgtctaacgcggctTTTTAAAGATATCACGTAGGAGAACTggataagtgttgctctccacttcctggaggaccgagttttgaaatcagtggaattaagaGTCTGATAGCTGAAGAGCCGGAGCAAGTTTGGGCATTTGATTTCTAATATGCAGATGGAGTTGAAAAGAGACAGaagtctctggattacatcttcaaactaagggcatccatggcatccatgacagttacctctgctgcagaggatacgttcattagagctgcatcagatgacctggcctccacaagcacccgacctcaacccaatcgaggtggtttgggatgagttggactgcagagtgaaggaaaagcagcaaacaagtgctcagcatatgtgggaactccttcaagactgttggaaaaccattccaggtgaagctggttgagagactgccaagagtgtgcaaagctgtcatcaaggcaaaaaggtgtctactttgaaatcaaaaatatattttgatttgtttaacacctttttggttactacatgattccatgtgttatttcatagttttgatgtctcacaattattctacaatgtaaaaatagttaaaataaagaaaacccttcaataagtaggtgtgtccaaacgtttgactggtacagtatattatCCACTCCTTTTTCAGCTACGACTGAGAAACATAGATTACTACAGGTCCCGTTGGATAGTCTGGGACAGAGCTCCTCCAGATTGTTCTTGTGACTCTACGTTTCCTCGCCAACAGAGGTGAGGGTAGAGGCGGGTTATTTGCTCGCCAATCGTCTCGTCAGGATGCCGCCTCGCCTCTCCTGGTCGTAGCGTCCCCGGGGGATCGGGGCCTGGTCGGCGTCCCGGGGGATCGGGGCCTGGTCGTAGCGTCCCGGGGA
This is a stretch of genomic DNA from Salvelinus sp. IW2-2015 unplaced genomic scaffold, ASM291031v2 Un_scaffold4759, whole genome shotgun sequence. It encodes these proteins:
- the LOC112077613 gene encoding transcription cofactor vestigial-like protein 4, with product MERAVAPSAVLHGNRHLYAPHHHMPSLAVDQPLALTKNNMDAARTFVISPTVSPVERQQNRPSVITCAPANSRNCNLSHNGCSNNYNRPACNSNPACVDPVIEEHFRRSLGRNYKQPEPVTNSVSITGSVDDHFTKALGETWLQIKAKGSSSSSSPDSSPNSHMVNHSHSPSIVS